A single window of Archangium gephyra DNA harbors:
- a CDS encoding MogA/MoaB family molybdenum cofactor biosynthesis protein, whose product MHVSTFVVTCSDSRDESKDESGRVLRELLEAEGHSVSGYRVIKDEPESIRAMLKEAQESGARAVIFNGGTGIGRRDSTVETLQGLFEKTLPGFGELFRMLSFQEIGSAAMMSRATAGTYQGMILFSLPGSPKAVRLALRKLILPELGHAVRELTR is encoded by the coding sequence GTGCACGTGAGCACGTTCGTGGTGACGTGCTCGGACAGCCGCGACGAGTCGAAGGACGAGAGCGGGCGGGTGCTGCGCGAGCTGCTGGAGGCCGAGGGGCACTCCGTGAGCGGCTACCGCGTCATCAAGGACGAGCCCGAGTCCATCCGCGCGATGCTGAAGGAGGCGCAGGAGTCCGGTGCGCGGGCCGTCATCTTCAACGGAGGGACGGGCATCGGCCGCCGGGACAGCACGGTGGAGACGCTGCAGGGCCTCTTCGAGAAGACGCTGCCCGGCTTCGGCGAGCTGTTCCGGATGCTGTCCTTCCAGGAGATCGGCAGCGCGGCGATGATGTCGCGGGCCACCGCGGGGACGTACCAGGGGATGATCCTCTTCTCGCTGCCGGGCTCGCCCAAGGCGGTGCGGCTCGCGCTGCGCAAGCTCATCCTTCCCGAGCTGGGTCACGCGGTGCGTGAGCTGACCCGCTGA
- a CDS encoding Rieske (2Fe-2S) protein has translation MKIKLGPADFAEKEMRGYEVGKRSLCVARINGRYKGLDDWCNHAGCLLSGGRLEGNMVVCPCHEVGFDMDTGKNETSPGVCDDQPTVQVEVANGELVVELPDKDV, from the coding sequence ATGAAGATCAAGCTCGGACCGGCGGACTTCGCCGAAAAGGAGATGCGGGGCTACGAGGTGGGCAAGCGCAGCCTGTGCGTGGCCAGGATCAACGGGCGCTACAAGGGGCTCGATGACTGGTGCAACCACGCGGGTTGTCTGCTGTCCGGGGGCCGCCTGGAGGGGAACATGGTGGTCTGCCCCTGCCACGAGGTCGGCTTCGACATGGACACCGGCAAGAACGAGACCTCACCAGGCGTGTGCGATGACCAGCCCACCGTGCAGGTCGAGGTCGCCAACGGGGAGCTGGTCGTCGAGCTGCCCGACAAGGACGTGTAG
- the polX gene encoding DNA polymerase/3'-5' exonuclease PolX — translation MTFPTVTPPDKAAVVQVLRDISLLLQMKGENPFRSRAYDTAADRIAGLSEDLGTLVREGRLKELPGIGQAIADKVSELLTTGKLAYYDTLRAEFPPGVLELVQVPDLGPKKALALARQLGVDGVDALEKACREGRVRQLSGFGEKSEAKILAGVELYRRTRTPRRLLGDVMPVAERLLESIQATPGVIRASVGGSLRRRAETVGDVDLIASAPDANAVFDAFSRAPEVAHIIGRGESKCSVRLHEKDLQVDLRVLPDEDFATALHHFTGSKAHHVRLRGIAHDKGLKISEWGVHRADGTKLSVPDEAALYALLGMQYVPPELREDTGEIEAALEGRLPGDLITLEDLQGAVHAHSTWSDGKNSLEEMARAAQALGLKFLTVTEHSQAAIYAGGLKEDDLRRQWDEIDRVNETVKGLRLLKGIEVDILESGALDYSDGVLEKLEVVIGSIHVRHGMDEEQMTRRLLAAFDNPHLHILGHPTGRLIHNREPYPVRMEAVLDKAAERGVVVEVNGKPERLDLKTEHVRMALQRGVKLVASCDAHKASDLGNLAFAVATARRGWARKEDLLNTLPAEQFVSTLRKLRAA, via the coding sequence ATTACCTTCCCCACCGTGACGCCTCCCGATAAAGCCGCCGTGGTCCAGGTCCTCCGGGACATCTCGCTCCTCCTGCAGATGAAGGGGGAGAACCCGTTCCGCAGCCGCGCCTACGACACCGCCGCCGACCGCATCGCCGGCCTCTCCGAGGACCTGGGGACGCTCGTGCGCGAAGGCCGCCTGAAAGAGCTGCCGGGGATCGGCCAGGCGATCGCCGACAAGGTCTCCGAGCTGCTCACCACCGGTAAGCTCGCCTACTACGACACCCTGCGCGCCGAGTTCCCCCCGGGAGTCCTGGAGCTCGTCCAGGTGCCGGACCTGGGCCCCAAGAAGGCCCTGGCCCTGGCGCGCCAGCTGGGCGTGGACGGGGTGGACGCGCTGGAGAAGGCCTGCCGCGAGGGCCGCGTGCGCCAGCTCTCGGGCTTCGGGGAGAAGAGCGAGGCGAAGATCCTCGCGGGCGTGGAGCTGTACCGGCGGACGCGGACGCCCCGGCGCCTGCTCGGAGACGTGATGCCGGTGGCGGAGCGGCTGCTCGAGTCCATCCAGGCCACGCCCGGCGTCATCCGCGCGAGTGTCGGAGGAAGCCTGCGCCGGCGCGCGGAGACGGTGGGAGACGTGGACCTCATCGCCTCGGCGCCCGATGCCAACGCGGTATTCGACGCCTTCTCCCGTGCCCCCGAGGTGGCCCACATCATCGGCCGGGGCGAGAGCAAGTGCTCGGTGCGGCTGCACGAGAAGGACCTCCAGGTGGACCTGCGCGTCCTGCCGGACGAGGACTTCGCCACGGCCCTGCACCACTTCACCGGCTCCAAGGCCCACCACGTGCGGCTGCGGGGCATTGCCCACGACAAGGGGCTGAAGATCTCCGAGTGGGGTGTCCACCGCGCCGATGGCACCAAGCTGAGCGTGCCCGACGAGGCCGCGCTCTACGCGCTGCTGGGCATGCAGTACGTCCCGCCCGAGCTGCGCGAGGACACCGGGGAGATCGAGGCCGCGCTCGAGGGCCGGCTGCCCGGGGACCTGATCACGCTCGAGGACCTGCAAGGCGCCGTGCACGCGCACAGCACCTGGTCCGACGGGAAGAACTCGCTGGAGGAGATGGCGCGCGCGGCCCAGGCGCTGGGGTTGAAGTTCCTCACCGTCACCGAGCACAGCCAGGCGGCCATCTATGCCGGAGGCCTCAAGGAGGACGATCTGCGCCGCCAGTGGGACGAGATCGACCGCGTCAACGAGACCGTCAAGGGCCTCCGGCTGCTCAAGGGCATCGAGGTGGACATCCTGGAGAGTGGTGCCCTGGACTACTCGGACGGCGTGCTCGAGAAGCTGGAGGTGGTCATCGGCTCCATCCACGTGCGGCACGGCATGGACGAGGAGCAGATGACGCGCCGGTTGCTGGCGGCCTTCGACAATCCGCACCTGCACATCCTCGGGCACCCCACCGGGCGGCTCATCCACAACCGAGAGCCCTACCCGGTGCGCATGGAGGCGGTGCTCGACAAGGCCGCCGAGCGCGGGGTGGTGGTGGAGGTCAACGGCAAGCCGGAACGGTTGGACCTGAAGACGGAGCACGTGCGCATGGCGCTCCAGCGGGGGGTGAAGCTGGTGGCGAGCTGTGATGCGCACAAGGCGTCGGACCTGGGCAACCTGGCCTTCGCCGTGGCCACCGCGCGCCGGGGCTGGGCCCGGAAGGAGGACCTCCTCAACACCCTCCCCGCCGAGCAGTTCGTCTCCACCCTGCGCAAGCTGCGAGCCGCCTGA
- a CDS encoding serine protease, producing the protein MLRRLLPLVLVLLATRVSASGPERPSRADLQRALAQYEQSMVRVRGSRAVGPGIIVGTEGQVLTSVLHVNLDAAQVEYGGRTLPATVVLANAYLKVAVVAAPAGTYPAAAVKPNTGDLTGKWLIGIIPGKGRRKDTPASALARKAPAPFFDVGLALPPGSPLYDETGRLVAVSVQRKGRGCRALSLDVVRQQLATKVASP; encoded by the coding sequence TTGCTGCGCCGACTGCTCCCGCTCGTCCTCGTCCTGCTCGCCACCCGGGTCTCCGCCTCGGGGCCGGAGCGCCCCTCGCGCGCCGATCTCCAGCGCGCGCTCGCCCAGTACGAACAATCCATGGTCCGGGTGCGGGGCTCCCGGGCCGTCGGCCCCGGCATCATCGTGGGCACCGAGGGCCAGGTGCTCACCTCCGTGCTCCACGTCAACCTGGACGCCGCGCAGGTGGAGTACGGCGGGCGGACGCTGCCGGCCACGGTGGTGCTCGCCAACGCGTACCTGAAGGTGGCCGTCGTCGCCGCCCCCGCGGGCACCTACCCCGCCGCGGCCGTGAAGCCCAACACCGGAGACCTCACCGGGAAGTGGCTCATCGGCATCATCCCCGGCAAGGGCAGGCGCAAGGACACACCGGCCTCGGCCCTCGCGCGCAAGGCCCCCGCGCCCTTCTTCGACGTGGGACTGGCGCTGCCCCCGGGCAGTCCCCTCTACGATGAGACGGGCCGGCTGGTGGCCGTGTCCGTCCAGCGCAAGGGACGCGGCTGCCGGGCCCTGTCGCTGGACGTCGTCCGGCAGCAGCTCGCCACGAAGGTGGCCTCCCCGTGA
- the mrtX gene encoding myxosortase MrtX: protein MSASVATPWRPTAVQEVVGLWGIGFLGIILAFLLFGGSGVPKLVATVGFLYLPLIPMRWRGEDYRDYGLSPRTWRQDVRLFLVMSAVVFPLFFGAFALWTEVLQHLPAELARLVAPFRGSAHFTPRLPPRFGEWVVDQLFVVALPEEFFYRGYMQARLRDAWPHGRRFLGVRLGPAFWLTAVLFALGHLAIFQVWRLSVFFPALLFGWMRERTGSVVGAALFHAAANLFVRFLEVSFFGF, encoded by the coding sequence GTGAGTGCTTCCGTGGCCACGCCCTGGCGTCCCACCGCCGTGCAGGAGGTGGTGGGCCTGTGGGGCATCGGCTTCCTGGGCATCATCCTCGCCTTCCTCCTCTTCGGAGGCTCCGGCGTCCCCAAGCTGGTGGCCACGGTGGGCTTCCTCTACCTGCCGCTCATCCCCATGCGCTGGCGCGGCGAGGACTACCGTGACTACGGGCTCTCCCCGCGCACCTGGCGCCAGGACGTGCGCCTCTTCCTCGTCATGAGCGCGGTGGTGTTCCCCCTCTTCTTCGGGGCCTTCGCCCTGTGGACGGAGGTGCTCCAGCACCTGCCCGCGGAGCTGGCGCGCCTGGTGGCGCCCTTCCGGGGCTCGGCGCACTTCACCCCGCGGCTGCCGCCCCGCTTCGGCGAGTGGGTGGTGGATCAGCTCTTCGTGGTGGCCCTGCCCGAGGAGTTCTTCTACCGGGGCTACATGCAGGCCCGGCTGCGTGACGCCTGGCCCCACGGGCGGCGCTTCCTCGGCGTCCGGCTGGGCCCCGCCTTCTGGCTGACGGCGGTGCTCTTCGCGCTGGGCCACCTGGCCATCTTCCAGGTGTGGCGCCTGTCCGTCTTCTTCCCCGCGCTGCTCTTCGGCTGGATGCGCGAGCGCACCGGCAGCGTGGTGGGCGCCGCCCTCTTCCACGCCGCCGCCAATCTCTTCGTGCGCTTCCTCGAGGTGTCCTTCTTCGGCTTCTGA
- a CDS encoding class II glutamine amidotransferase produces the protein MSVALAVLTSDPNLVRCELHRLEGQVALQGEEGRSNAVGIGAYAQDDVLLRRFPRDADLTLESLAPRHETEALLFQGRRLPVGLSLEENTQPFRSRRWLFAHQGQVEDFASVRAGLLDEVPDFLKRQIRGETDSEVAFALFLKRLWETGHGDDPRLPAEVAGRLLMDTARSLSQASARAGAARTSTVNLLATNGYILVATRLGGQPVYYTRLEGTDSCEVCGLTPGMPDTQPGVVAHRRRRSVVVATHLKRPAGWVELAEGTALTVEADLQVRHVPPAP, from the coding sequence ATGTCCGTCGCGCTGGCCGTCCTGACGTCCGACCCGAACCTGGTGCGGTGCGAGCTGCATCGGCTGGAGGGGCAGGTGGCTCTCCAGGGGGAGGAGGGGCGGTCCAACGCCGTGGGCATCGGCGCCTACGCGCAGGATGACGTCCTGCTGCGCCGCTTCCCCCGGGACGCGGACCTGACCCTGGAATCGCTCGCTCCGCGGCACGAGACGGAGGCGCTCCTCTTCCAGGGGCGGCGGCTGCCGGTGGGGCTGTCGCTGGAGGAGAACACCCAGCCGTTCCGCTCGCGGCGCTGGCTGTTCGCGCACCAGGGGCAGGTGGAGGACTTCGCCAGCGTCCGGGCCGGGCTGCTGGACGAGGTGCCGGACTTCCTCAAGCGGCAGATCCGCGGGGAGACGGACAGCGAGGTGGCCTTCGCGCTCTTCCTCAAGCGGCTGTGGGAGACGGGGCACGGGGATGACCCGAGGCTCCCGGCGGAGGTGGCCGGCCGGCTGCTGATGGACACGGCGAGGAGCCTGTCGCAGGCCTCGGCCCGGGCGGGCGCCGCGCGGACCTCCACGGTGAACCTGCTCGCCACCAACGGCTACATCCTGGTGGCCACGCGCCTGGGCGGCCAGCCGGTGTACTACACGCGCCTGGAGGGCACGGATTCTTGCGAGGTGTGCGGCCTCACGCCCGGCATGCCCGACACGCAGCCAGGCGTGGTGGCGCACCGGCGGCGGCGCTCGGTGGTGGTGGCCACGCACCTCAAGCGCCCGGCGGGCTGGGTGGAGCTGGCCGAGGGCACCGCGCTGACGGTGGAGGCGGACCTGCAGGTGCGTCACGTGCCGCCCGCCCCCTGA
- the dnaK gene encoding molecular chaperone DnaK — MSDDIAIGIDLGTSTSCVSVVQDGQPFVIPNEWGETTHASCVSFLEDGSVLVGNAAKRNIITNPECTVYSAKRLIGRYFFSDEVKKAQAVMPYQIVEGDNNSVRIAVRGHDYSLPEISALVLKEMKAIAEGYLGREVTKAAITVPAYFNDNQRQATKDAGRIAGLEVLRILNEPTAAALAYGFGREVSQRVVVYDLGGGTFDVSILEIGKDVFEVLSTAGDTYLGGDDFDDRIMTWLADDFLKRTRLDLRQNKYCLQMLKDAAERAKIDVGSTGLAEVNCQGICQDANGNVLDLTGRLTQDQFNRMVMDLVQRTFKVCDEALQSARMTAADIDAVILVGGPTRLPIIRNSVRHYFQKEPKEGINPDQVVAMGAALQANALLDAATETFLVDVTPLSLRIGTVGGYTEKVIDKNTPVPIDRSKTFTTSRDGQEKVKIRVYQGESNRADECEMLGEFEFSGFRIGYRGEVKIDVTFEINTDGLVNVSATDQETGQKTSTTLTMSSGMSEADIQASIQANKKIQLAGHGADLPAVATSRGR, encoded by the coding sequence ATGTCGGACGACATCGCGATCGGCATCGACCTGGGAACCTCCACCTCGTGTGTTTCCGTGGTGCAGGACGGTCAGCCGTTCGTCATCCCCAACGAGTGGGGGGAGACGACCCACGCCTCGTGCGTGTCCTTTCTCGAGGACGGCTCGGTGCTGGTGGGCAACGCGGCCAAGCGCAACATCATCACCAACCCCGAGTGCACGGTGTACTCGGCCAAGCGCCTCATCGGGCGCTACTTCTTCTCCGACGAGGTGAAGAAGGCCCAGGCGGTGATGCCGTACCAGATCGTCGAGGGCGACAACAACTCGGTGCGCATCGCCGTGCGCGGGCACGACTATTCGCTGCCGGAGATCTCCGCGCTGGTGCTCAAGGAGATGAAGGCCATCGCGGAGGGGTACCTGGGCCGCGAGGTGACGAAGGCGGCCATCACCGTGCCGGCCTACTTCAACGACAACCAGCGCCAGGCCACCAAGGACGCGGGCCGCATCGCCGGGCTGGAGGTGCTGCGCATCCTCAACGAGCCCACCGCGGCGGCGCTCGCCTACGGTTTCGGCCGCGAGGTGAGCCAGCGCGTGGTGGTGTACGACCTGGGCGGCGGCACCTTCGACGTCTCCATCCTGGAGATCGGCAAGGACGTCTTCGAGGTGCTGTCCACCGCCGGTGACACGTACCTGGGCGGTGACGACTTCGACGACCGCATCATGACGTGGCTGGCGGACGACTTCCTCAAGCGCACGCGGCTGGATTTGCGGCAGAACAAGTACTGCCTGCAGATGCTCAAGGACGCGGCCGAGCGGGCGAAGATCGACGTGGGCAGCACGGGCCTGGCCGAGGTGAACTGCCAGGGCATCTGCCAGGACGCCAACGGCAACGTGTTGGACCTGACGGGCCGGCTCACGCAGGACCAGTTCAACCGGATGGTGATGGACCTGGTGCAGCGCACCTTCAAGGTGTGCGACGAGGCCCTGCAGTCCGCGCGCATGACGGCGGCGGACATCGACGCGGTCATCCTGGTGGGAGGCCCCACGCGCCTGCCCATCATCCGCAACTCGGTGCGCCACTACTTCCAGAAGGAGCCCAAGGAAGGCATCAATCCGGACCAGGTGGTGGCCATGGGCGCGGCGCTGCAGGCCAACGCGCTGCTGGACGCCGCCACCGAGACCTTCCTGGTGGACGTGACGCCGCTGTCGCTGCGCATTGGCACGGTGGGCGGCTACACGGAGAAGGTCATCGACAAGAACACCCCGGTGCCCATCGATCGCTCGAAGACGTTCACCACCAGCCGTGACGGCCAGGAGAAGGTGAAGATCCGCGTCTACCAGGGCGAGTCCAACCGCGCCGACGAGTGCGAGATGCTGGGCGAGTTCGAGTTCTCGGGCTTCCGCATCGGCTACCGCGGCGAGGTGAAGATCGACGTGACGTTCGAGATCAACACCGACGGCCTGGTGAACGTGTCGGCGACGGACCAGGAGACGGGGCAGAAGACGTCCACCACGCTGACCATGTCCTCGGGCATGTCGGAGGCGGACATCCAGGCTTCCATCCAGGCCAACAAGAAGATTCAACTCGCGGGGCATGGGGCGGATCTGCCCGCCGTGGCCACCAGTCGAGGGAGATAG
- a CDS encoding J domain-containing protein, producing the protein MDLDPSQMTELWDRCARLDQMDYFEVLMVERSSAPADIKKAFYRESRTYHPDRFFHLDNKELKDRVHDLYKRVTEAYYVLRDDAKRRQYTANISGPERAQKLRFSESSEAETRAASKRQVEEQIGVHPKGRQFYQTGAADADAGRWASAERNLKMALTYEPANTRYKEKLAEVQKVLLDESRKQGDAFKIR; encoded by the coding sequence ATGGACCTCGACCCGAGCCAGATGACCGAGCTCTGGGATCGCTGCGCCCGGCTGGACCAGATGGACTACTTCGAGGTCCTCATGGTGGAGCGCTCGTCCGCCCCGGCGGACATCAAGAAGGCCTTCTACCGCGAGAGCCGCACCTACCACCCGGACCGCTTCTTCCACCTGGACAACAAGGAGCTGAAGGACCGGGTGCACGATCTCTACAAGCGCGTCACCGAGGCCTACTACGTGCTCCGGGACGACGCGAAGCGCCGGCAGTACACGGCGAACATCTCGGGGCCGGAGCGGGCCCAGAAGCTGCGCTTCAGCGAGTCCTCCGAGGCCGAGACGCGCGCCGCGTCCAAGCGCCAGGTGGAGGAGCAGATCGGCGTGCACCCCAAGGGGCGGCAGTTCTACCAGACGGGCGCGGCGGACGCCGACGCGGGCCGCTGGGCCTCGGCCGAGCGCAACCTGAAGATGGCGCTCACCTATGAGCCAGCCAACACCCGCTACAAGGAGAAGCTCGCCGAGGTGCAGAAGGTGCTACTGGACGAGTCACGCAAACAGGGCGACGCCTTCAAGATTCGCTGA
- a CDS encoding CvpA family protein, whose amino-acid sequence MTIDLIILGLVLLFAVVGAISGGAKQIANLVALAVAWYVSRKLGTYVGPKMAAALGGAPLLIGTVAGSMVVFITVLVAVRYALTYFLQRLFGGPDPEKRGVDSALGFVLGGAKVALITYVVLSALVFAEQYIIIAGKRLGVSPKDSVSFGLARRYNLFEMTQFAAVKDMVAVAKVAGNPESARRMADNPAFKSLKQDPRFQRALSDKQLREALERGDTQAALRSNLVLQLLQDPQFVARLGAAARASERGE is encoded by the coding sequence GTGACGATCGACCTGATCATCCTGGGCCTGGTGCTGCTCTTCGCGGTGGTGGGAGCCATCAGTGGAGGGGCCAAGCAGATCGCCAACCTGGTGGCGCTCGCGGTGGCCTGGTACGTGTCGCGCAAGCTGGGCACGTACGTGGGGCCGAAGATGGCGGCCGCCCTGGGAGGCGCGCCGCTGCTCATCGGAACGGTCGCCGGCTCCATGGTGGTGTTCATCACCGTGCTGGTGGCGGTCCGCTACGCCCTCACCTACTTCCTGCAGCGGCTCTTCGGCGGGCCGGACCCGGAGAAGCGGGGCGTGGACAGCGCCCTCGGCTTCGTGCTCGGCGGGGCGAAGGTGGCGCTCATCACCTACGTGGTGCTCAGCGCGCTCGTCTTCGCCGAGCAGTACATCATCATCGCGGGCAAGCGCCTGGGCGTGTCGCCCAAGGACTCGGTGTCCTTCGGGCTGGCGCGCCGCTACAACCTCTTCGAGATGACGCAGTTCGCCGCGGTGAAGGACATGGTCGCGGTGGCCAAGGTGGCCGGCAACCCGGAGAGCGCCCGGCGCATGGCGGACAACCCGGCCTTCAAGTCGTTGAAGCAGGACCCGCGCTTCCAGCGGGCCCTCTCCGACAAGCAGCTGCGCGAGGCGCTGGAGCGAGGCGATACGCAGGCGGCGCTGCGCAGCAACCTCGTCCTCCAGCTCCTGCAGGACCCCCAGTTCGTGGCCCGGCTGGGGGCCGCCGCCCGGGCATCCGAGCGCGGCGAGTAA
- the clpX gene encoding ATP-dependent Clp protease ATP-binding subunit ClpX, translating into MESSARRDSPLMTPREIYERLDRFVIGQEAAKRAVAIAAHNHLKRVQARRLRRTSLLKKSNILLIGPTGSGKTHIARNLAEILSVPFTTVDATEYTEAGYYGKDVEVMVADLLFKANHSVEDTQRGIIFIDEVDKIARRSQGARNGAGSRDIGGEGVQQALLKLLEGREVFVPMNVTQTFNRGDFVPIDTRDILFICAGTFSDLHEYGGNVDTRPMGFGAQELQKVRRRVTTKQLVDFGMLAEFLGRLPVVVQLDLLGEPELLRVLSEPPDSIVREYRELLGLDGIELELTDDALREVVRFSIDKGLGARGLRSILEHVMSDVMFEAPEHRRRQVTVDQGFVRTRLAGLEASAGLGA; encoded by the coding sequence ATGGAGTCGTCCGCACGCAGGGACTCGCCGTTGATGACCCCACGGGAAATCTACGAGCGTTTGGACAGGTTCGTCATCGGCCAGGAGGCGGCCAAGCGGGCCGTGGCCATCGCCGCACACAATCATCTCAAGCGCGTCCAGGCCCGCCGGCTGAGACGCACCTCGCTGCTCAAGAAGAGCAACATCCTGCTCATCGGGCCCACCGGGAGCGGGAAGACGCACATCGCCCGGAATCTCGCGGAGATCCTCTCCGTCCCGTTCACCACCGTGGACGCCACCGAGTACACGGAGGCCGGCTACTACGGCAAGGACGTGGAGGTGATGGTGGCGGACCTGCTCTTCAAGGCCAACCACTCGGTGGAGGACACGCAGCGGGGCATCATCTTCATCGACGAGGTGGACAAGATCGCCCGGCGCTCGCAGGGCGCGCGCAACGGAGCGGGCAGCCGGGACATCGGCGGCGAGGGCGTGCAGCAGGCCCTGCTCAAGCTGCTGGAGGGACGCGAGGTCTTCGTGCCCATGAACGTCACGCAGACGTTCAACCGGGGCGACTTCGTGCCCATCGACACCCGGGACATCCTGTTCATCTGCGCGGGCACCTTCTCGGATCTGCACGAGTACGGTGGCAACGTCGACACCCGGCCCATGGGCTTCGGCGCCCAGGAGCTCCAGAAGGTGCGCCGGCGGGTCACCACCAAGCAGCTGGTGGACTTCGGCATGCTCGCCGAGTTCCTCGGACGTCTGCCGGTGGTGGTGCAGCTGGATCTGCTCGGCGAGCCGGAGCTGCTGCGCGTGCTCAGCGAGCCCCCGGACTCCATCGTCCGCGAGTACCGCGAGCTGCTGGGGCTGGATGGCATCGAGCTGGAGCTCACCGACGACGCCCTGCGCGAGGTGGTGCGCTTCTCCATCGACAAGGGCCTGGGGGCGCGCGGCCTGCGCTCCATCCTCGAGCACGTGATGTCGGACGTGATGTTCGAGGCCCCCGAGCACCGCCGCCGCCAGGTCACCGTGGACCAGGGTTTCGTCCGCACCCGCCTGGCTGGACTGGAGGCGAGCGCCGGGCTGGGCGCCTGA